A window of Desulforegula conservatrix Mb1Pa contains these coding sequences:
- the bamA gene encoding outer membrane protein assembly factor BamA produces the protein MPSGLYISLLRNTAISVFLIISLMISCDGAFAEENTIKDIQIQVEPVSGINTEKLHNLANDIISLKKGEAFSEEKLESSIQAIKKTGLFERITADSADGQQNPLIIFKLKPARIIKDIRIKGVIYPFFEKDILNSMTIFTGEAFKPKKFERQPELIAKMIEKDGFIKPVVTLVRNTDPSDGNIIIDVMIKKDNFWYIGDIKFKGNDSFSDFRLGLSLETSRSSFLPDVISRFSEATLKKEIQSLVDFYRRNGFADVAVTYDIKKNEETNTVDVVIKINEGPKYKIDFKGNEHYWDLTLNKDVVIEKDGNKHNLGVRKSIKNIKKRYMEDGFQSISVTTEEELLEDGKIKKLVFVMDEGARTLVSKVSVEGNQSVPEKEIEKNMLTKESGIFFKEPFDQDILDGDAEAVVSYYKNQGFINAKTEAEAEISEDKSSANVKMIIDENSRIHTGTIKFKGLDLISEKEAFDAINTKKGGPFSKSELEGDEKKISAMISEKGYPHVSVKASADFNADGKTVDVVFNVEQGPFVKMGNAYFYGNVRTSESLLKKELNMKAGEPFSLTKALEAQKNIRNMDIFNSVQFTSLGLAEKSDTVNLLAEIEEKKPYYFQAGVGYDSQKGMYSSAKTGDRNLFGKNKELWISGEASQTTYKAETGIADPRFTGLRFSAKTKIYTEQSEEFNQDFGTRAFGSLTEFEKKWTDSIYTSTAMRFEQREQYSIDNESAAASKAEMGESRKLVAITPAVHYDIRDSFIRPRKGMEASLSANFSKSIENDYDTFRKYKFDISFYHSPFEKLTLALAGRFGYIDAESDMPSDQLFYLGGTTSVRGYNENLLSTDSNGDALGGRSSVSGTLEARIELGMKFEIVTFVDTGSIGFFMGKEGDDSFKSSIGAGIGYITPIGPFSLMYGHKLDRKEDEDAGQIHFSVGYVF, from the coding sequence ATGCCATCAGGTCTATACATCAGCTTGCTTCGCAACACCGCCATCTCAGTATTTTTAATTATTTCTTTAATGATCTCCTGCGACGGTGCTTTTGCTGAAGAGAACACAATAAAAGACATCCAGATACAGGTTGAACCTGTTAGCGGCATTAATACTGAAAAACTCCATAATCTTGCCAATGACATCATTTCCCTGAAAAAGGGAGAAGCCTTTTCAGAAGAAAAATTAGAATCCAGCATCCAGGCAATCAAAAAAACCGGTTTGTTTGAACGCATCACTGCGGATTCAGCAGATGGGCAGCAGAATCCATTAATAATATTCAAGCTAAAACCAGCAAGGATTATCAAAGACATAAGAATAAAAGGAGTAATTTATCCTTTTTTTGAGAAAGACATTTTAAACTCCATGACCATATTCACTGGTGAAGCTTTTAAGCCCAAAAAATTTGAAAGACAGCCAGAGCTTATAGCCAAAATGATTGAAAAAGACGGATTCATCAAACCCGTGGTCACTCTTGTGAGAAATACTGATCCATCAGATGGCAACATTATTATAGATGTCATGATCAAAAAGGATAATTTCTGGTACATCGGAGATATAAAATTCAAAGGCAATGATTCGTTTTCGGATTTCAGGCTGGGGCTTTCACTCGAAACGTCAAGAAGTAGTTTTTTGCCCGACGTAATTTCAAGATTCAGCGAAGCAACACTTAAAAAAGAAATCCAGTCCCTGGTCGATTTTTACAGAAGAAATGGATTTGCTGACGTTGCCGTAACTTATGACATAAAAAAAAATGAAGAAACCAATACCGTCGACGTGGTTATAAAAATAAATGAAGGCCCTAAATACAAGATAGATTTCAAAGGGAATGAGCATTACTGGGACTTAACGCTTAATAAGGATGTTGTTATTGAAAAAGACGGCAACAAGCACAATCTCGGAGTCAGAAAAAGTATAAAAAACATAAAAAAACGTTACATGGAAGATGGTTTCCAGAGCATTTCTGTCACAACTGAAGAAGAACTTTTAGAAGACGGTAAAATCAAAAAACTGGTGTTTGTCATGGATGAAGGTGCGCGCACCCTTGTTTCCAAAGTGAGTGTTGAGGGAAATCAGTCTGTTCCCGAAAAAGAAATCGAAAAGAACATGCTCACAAAGGAGTCAGGAATCTTTTTTAAGGAGCCTTTTGATCAGGACATTCTTGACGGAGATGCCGAAGCAGTAGTCTCATATTACAAAAATCAGGGATTCATTAATGCAAAGACTGAAGCTGAGGCTGAAATATCTGAAGATAAAAGCAGCGCAAATGTCAAAATGATCATTGATGAAAATTCAAGAATCCATACAGGAACAATCAAATTCAAAGGGCTTGATTTAATATCTGAAAAAGAGGCTTTTGATGCAATCAACACAAAAAAGGGCGGCCCATTCAGCAAATCAGAGCTTGAAGGAGATGAAAAAAAGATCTCTGCAATGATTTCAGAAAAAGGCTACCCCCATGTCTCAGTAAAAGCATCGGCAGATTTCAACGCAGATGGCAAAACTGTGGATGTTGTCTTCAATGTTGAGCAGGGTCCTTTTGTAAAAATGGGGAATGCATATTTTTACGGCAATGTCAGAACCAGTGAAAGTCTTCTTAAAAAAGAGCTCAATATGAAAGCGGGAGAGCCTTTCTCCCTGACAAAGGCCCTTGAAGCCCAGAAGAATATCAGAAACATGGATATTTTCAATTCCGTCCAGTTCACGTCCTTAGGGCTTGCTGAGAAAAGTGATACAGTAAATCTTCTGGCAGAAATTGAAGAAAAAAAGCCCTATTATTTCCAGGCTGGTGTTGGTTATGATTCCCAGAAAGGCATGTATTCCAGCGCAAAAACCGGCGACCGCAACCTCTTCGGTAAAAACAAAGAATTATGGATTTCCGGGGAAGCAAGCCAGACAACATACAAGGCTGAAACCGGAATTGCTGATCCAAGATTCACAGGTCTCAGGTTTTCCGCAAAAACAAAAATTTATACTGAACAGTCCGAAGAATTCAACCAGGATTTCGGCACAAGAGCATTTGGCTCACTTACTGAGTTTGAAAAAAAATGGACTGACTCCATTTATACGTCAACAGCCATGAGATTTGAGCAGAGGGAGCAGTATAGCATCGACAATGAATCAGCGGCCGCTTCCAAGGCTGAAATGGGAGAATCCAGAAAGCTTGTGGCTATTACACCTGCTGTGCATTATGACATAAGAGATTCCTTCATAAGGCCAAGAAAAGGTATGGAAGCAAGCCTTTCTGCGAACTTTTCAAAATCAATAGAAAACGATTACGATACCTTCCGCAAATACAAATTCGACATCAGTTTTTATCACAGCCCTTTTGAAAAGCTCACACTGGCCCTTGCAGGACGCTTCGGATATATAGACGCGGAATCAGACATGCCTTCAGATCAGCTTTTTTATCTTGGTGGAACAACATCTGTAAGGGGTTATAATGAAAATCTTCTGAGTACCGACTCAAATGGAGACGCTCTTGGAGGCAGAAGCAGCGTATCAGGCACCCTTGAAGCAAGAATAGAGCTCGGTATGAAATTCGAGATTGTAACTTTTGTGGATACCGGTTCCATAGGATTTTTTATGGGCAAAGAGGGCGACGACAGCTTCAAATCATCAATAGGTGCAGGCATTGGCTATATAACACCCATCGGCCCTTTTTCACTGATGTACGGACACAAACTGGACAGAAAAGAAGACGAGGACGCCGGGCAAATCCATTTTTCTGTGGGGTATGTCTTTTAG